A region of Ferruginibacter albus DNA encodes the following proteins:
- a CDS encoding DUF3347 domain-containing protein, with protein sequence MKKVFLLIILLIIGMGIYFLIKKDKPAAVNTVPDDKPIATGSHSNAFNDSVNSLLSNYFLLANAFVNADSANAMLLTQKFLSSITTIPLAEIKKDSSIKDKEAVYMTDSSALADMKAAADGVSSEKTLEAMRHDFATISDNLYSFLKAVNYHGKNLYWYNCSMPFGENTSANWIGNSNEPFNPYLGTKHPDYKSAMLHCGELQDSFIVK encoded by the coding sequence ATGAAAAAGGTTTTTTTGTTGATCATATTATTGATAATAGGAATGGGTATTTATTTCTTAATCAAAAAAGATAAACCTGCAGCAGTTAATACAGTGCCGGACGATAAGCCAATAGCAACAGGCAGCCATTCCAATGCATTTAATGACAGCGTAAACAGCCTATTAAGCAATTACTTTTTGCTGGCAAACGCCTTTGTAAATGCTGATTCTGCCAATGCAATGCTGTTAACTCAAAAATTTTTATCAAGCATTACCACTATTCCTTTGGCGGAAATAAAAAAAGATTCTTCTATAAAAGATAAAGAAGCCGTTTACATGACTGATAGCTCTGCTTTAGCAGATATGAAAGCTGCAGCCGATGGTGTTTCATCCGAAAAAACACTGGAAGCCATGCGTCATGATTTTGCGACCATCAGCGATAACTTATATTCTTTTTTAAAGGCTGTCAATTATCATGGCAAAAATCTATATTGGTATAATTGTTCTATGCCTTTTGGTGAAAATACATCAGCCAACTGGATAGGTAATTCTAATGAGCCTTTTAATCCATACCTTGGTACAAAACATCCGGATTATAAAAGTGCCATGTTGCATTGCGGAGAGTTACAAGATTCTTTTATAGTGAAATAG
- a CDS encoding TonB-dependent receptor, protein MKLFISILLLALSLNLSAQKRYTISGYVKDSVNGETLIGASISIDGKTKGVTTNQYGFYSITLVEGTYQVSCSFIGYQVQVFTIELTSDKNISFDLVPAVALSQEVIVSAKKRNENVRNAQMGKFTLPIEQIKSIPAFLGEVDLLKTVQLLPGVRNAGEGSAGIYVRGGGPDQNLIMLDDAPVYNTGHLFGFFSIFNSDAIKNVSLIKGGMPAQYGGRLSSVLDISMKEGNDKQFQVEGGIGLIASRISIQGPIKKNKSSFIISGRRTYIDMLAKPFVKKSSQFYGSGYYFYDLNAKLNYRFSDKDRLYLSGYFGRDVFDFVNGEQSLNVHIPWGNATGTLRWNHVYNNRLFGNTTAVYNDYNFTFDAAQNNFAVKLSSGIRDWSLKEDFDFYPFSNHKIKFGGIYTYHRFQPSVVSGKQDSVVFNPQTAQIKYAHEVGLYIQDDWTVSDKLTVNAGMRYSWFEQIGPYKLYTDDANGTHIDSVVYSGGQPVKAYGGLEPRLTVKYSLDEETSIKGSVTRNMQYIHLVSNAGTTLPTDLWVPSTYKTKPQISWLYAAGLFKNFKEDTYETSIEFYYKDMQNQIEYAEGYAPNSLADNENSFTFGKGWSYGSELFINKTKGRLTGWLGYTLSWTWRQFPGLNSGEKYPAKYDRRNDLSVVAMYKLNNKWKLSATFIYGTGNAATLPERFYIFNGVLSQEYSSINQYRLPAYHRMDVAAIYSSPKNEHRKLKTEWVFSIYNVYSRQNPYFIYFDQSGSALDGSLKVQAKQVSIFPIIPAVTWNFKF, encoded by the coding sequence ATGAAACTTTTTATTTCCATTCTTTTATTGGCATTGTCGCTTAATTTATCTGCGCAAAAAAGATATACCATCAGCGGTTATGTAAAAGATTCTGTTAATGGTGAAACCCTGATCGGTGCCAGTATTTCAATTGATGGTAAAACAAAAGGAGTTACAACCAACCAGTATGGTTTCTATTCAATTACACTCGTTGAAGGCACTTATCAAGTAAGCTGTTCGTTTATTGGCTACCAGGTGCAGGTATTTACTATTGAGTTAACAAGTGATAAAAACATCAGTTTCGATTTGGTTCCTGCTGTTGCCTTATCACAGGAGGTAATAGTGTCTGCAAAAAAGAGAAATGAAAATGTACGCAACGCACAAATGGGAAAATTTACTTTGCCGATCGAACAAATAAAATCCATTCCTGCATTTTTAGGCGAGGTAGATCTGTTAAAGACCGTTCAATTGCTGCCGGGTGTGCGCAATGCAGGCGAGGGGAGTGCGGGGATTTATGTTCGTGGCGGCGGGCCTGATCAAAACCTGATCATGCTCGATGATGCACCTGTTTATAATACAGGGCACCTGTTTGGTTTCTTTTCGATCTTTAATTCAGATGCTATAAAAAATGTTTCTTTAATTAAAGGCGGAATGCCTGCTCAATATGGAGGGCGTTTATCAAGCGTATTGGATATTTCAATGAAAGAAGGCAATGATAAACAATTCCAGGTGGAAGGCGGCATTGGTTTGATCGCTTCACGTATTTCGATACAGGGTCCTATTAAGAAAAACAAATCATCGTTTATAATATCAGGACGACGAACTTATATTGATATGCTGGCAAAACCTTTTGTAAAAAAATCAAGCCAGTTCTATGGTTCGGGTTATTACTTCTATGATCTGAATGCAAAACTCAATTACCGTTTTTCCGATAAAGACCGGTTGTACTTAAGTGGTTATTTTGGTAGGGATGTTTTTGATTTTGTAAATGGTGAGCAAAGTTTGAATGTACATATCCCCTGGGGCAATGCAACCGGTACATTGCGTTGGAACCATGTGTACAATAATCGCCTGTTTGGCAACACTACTGCGGTTTACAACGATTATAATTTCACATTTGATGCTGCTCAAAATAATTTCGCCGTAAAATTATCTTCCGGTATTCGTGACTGGAGCTTAAAAGAAGATTTTGATTTTTATCCTTTTTCCAATCATAAAATAAAATTCGGAGGCATTTATACATATCACCGTTTTCAGCCTTCTGTAGTAAGCGGTAAACAGGATTCAGTAGTATTTAATCCGCAAACAGCGCAAATCAAATATGCGCATGAAGTAGGTTTATATATCCAGGACGATTGGACGGTTAGTGATAAATTAACTGTAAATGCAGGTATGCGTTACAGCTGGTTTGAACAGATCGGTCCGTATAAATTATATACAGACGATGCTAACGGTACACATATCGATAGTGTGGTTTATTCGGGTGGGCAGCCGGTAAAAGCTTATGGCGGATTAGAGCCGCGGCTTACTGTAAAATATTCTTTGGATGAAGAGACTTCTATTAAAGGTTCTGTTACCCGTAATATGCAATACATACATTTGGTAAGTAATGCAGGCACTACTTTACCTACAGATCTATGGGTGCCGAGTACCTATAAAACAAAGCCGCAAATAAGCTGGTTGTATGCCGCAGGGCTCTTCAAGAATTTCAAAGAGGATACCTACGAAACTTCGATAGAGTTTTATTATAAGGACATGCAAAATCAAATTGAATATGCAGAAGGATATGCTCCCAATTCATTAGCTGATAATGAAAACTCTTTTACGTTTGGTAAAGGATGGAGTTACGGATCAGAACTGTTCATCAATAAAACAAAAGGAAGATTGACCGGCTGGCTGGGTTATACATTGAGCTGGACATGGCGACAATTCCCCGGATTAAATTCAGGAGAAAAATATCCTGCGAAATATGACAGGAGAAATGATCTGAGTGTTGTTGCGATGTATAAGTTGAATAATAAATGGAAGCTTTCTGCTACGTTTATTTACGGGACCGGCAATGCGGCTACCTTACCTGAACGTTTTTATATTTTTAATGGGGTATTATCGCAGGAATACAGTTCTATCAATCAATATCGTTTGCCGGCTTATCACCGTATGGATGTTGCTGCAATTTATTCTTCTCCAAAGAATGAACATCGTAAGCTTAAAACAGAATGGGTGTTCAGTATTTATAATGTGTACAGTCGTCAAAATCCTTACTTTATTTATTTTGATCAATCAGGAAGCGCTTTGGATGGTTCGTTAAAAGTACAGGCAAAGCAAGTAAGCATATTCCCTATTATTCCTGCTGTTACATGGAATTTTAAATTCTAA
- a CDS encoding sensor histidine kinase, whose protein sequence is MQEQIPFKKLFRTALITAPLFGLFGATPVMIFDIEFRHIPFAFVATTLITLFLWGLNIFLLWLSKRFPSFKTDWIRYAVSFVCCGLLIFFTFDILMPRPLFPLAPNPHWPPPPGDGFKRHRFGLHFIQPQSINIIIMIIIEMILLKDKKAQIEKENYQLKVNNLEAKHDFLKQQLHPHFLFNSLNTLKSLISRSPQQAEEYLIKLARLLRFSTDTHNQTLISLKEELQICYDYLTMQQVRFGEALHFSISVPDSQQEKGKVPVFSVLLLVENAVKHNIFTIAQPLNIAITGDEGNAKVFVINNLQAKNIEEEKGIGLANLAERYHLLGENDGVRVDKTPNEFIVMIKTFYYEDSYNRG, encoded by the coding sequence ATGCAGGAACAGATACCTTTTAAAAAATTATTTCGCACAGCTTTAATAACGGCACCTCTATTTGGATTGTTTGGCGCCACCCCTGTGATGATATTCGATATAGAATTCAGGCACATTCCTTTTGCATTTGTTGCCACCACTTTGATCACACTTTTTTTATGGGGCTTGAATATTTTTTTATTATGGTTAAGCAAACGCTTTCCCTCATTTAAAACAGATTGGATACGGTATGCTGTAAGTTTTGTTTGTTGTGGCTTGCTGATCTTTTTTACGTTTGATATTTTAATGCCAAGACCTTTATTCCCGTTGGCTCCTAATCCTCACTGGCCGCCACCTCCCGGTGATGGCTTCAAAAGGCATCGTTTCGGGTTGCATTTCATTCAGCCGCAATCCATCAATATTATTATCATGATCATTATTGAAATGATATTATTGAAGGATAAAAAAGCACAGATAGAAAAAGAGAATTATCAGCTTAAAGTAAATAACCTGGAAGCAAAGCATGATTTTTTAAAACAACAGCTGCACCCTCATTTTTTATTTAATTCATTGAATACATTAAAGTCGTTGATCAGCCGTTCGCCGCAACAGGCTGAAGAATATCTTATCAAGTTGGCAAGATTGCTTCGCTTCTCAACGGATACGCACAATCAAACTTTAATATCGTTAAAAGAAGAATTGCAAATATGTTACGACTATCTCACTATGCAACAGGTGCGTTTTGGAGAGGCATTACATTTTAGCATAAGCGTTCCTGATAGTCAACAGGAAAAAGGAAAGGTGCCGGTATTTTCTGTTTTATTGTTAGTAGAAAATGCAGTTAAGCATAATATATTCACTATTGCACAGCCTTTGAATATTGCAATAACCGGTGATGAAGGTAATGCTAAAGTTTTTGTGATCAATAATCTGCAGGCAAAAAATATTGAAGAAGAAAAAGGAATTGGGCTTGCTAATTTGGCTGAACGATACCATTTACTGGGAGAAAATGATGGCGTACGAGTTGATAAAACACCTAATGAATTTATAGTAATGATAAAAACTTTTTATTATGAAGATAGCTATAATAGAGGATGA
- a CDS encoding LytR/AlgR family response regulator transcription factor yields the protein MKIAIIEDELIMAEDLMLVLKDANKEVDVVKILSSVTEAVHFFRNNPLPDLIYSDIQLGDGYSFDIFKQVQINVPVVFCTAYNEYALQGFKNNGIDYILKPFDSQVVKDSLNKYFRLRNNFDEQKNKQQVYFEMNQQRPKSNAVLINWKDKIIPVKIKEIALLGIEQKSSYAVTFDNKRYAIAHTLEEMENICGEDFYRANRQYLINKEAVVEAEQYFARKLSIKLKINAHEDIVVSKNKVPDFLEWLKGGYY from the coding sequence ATGAAGATAGCTATAATAGAGGATGAGCTTATAATGGCAGAAGACCTGATGCTGGTGTTGAAGGATGCCAATAAAGAAGTTGATGTTGTAAAAATATTGTCTTCTGTTACGGAGGCAGTACATTTTTTTAGAAATAATCCTTTGCCCGACCTGATATATAGTGATATACAGTTAGGTGATGGATATAGTTTTGACATATTTAAACAAGTACAGATAAATGTGCCGGTGGTATTTTGTACGGCATATAACGAGTATGCATTGCAAGGATTCAAGAATAATGGCATTGATTATATTCTCAAGCCTTTCGATAGTCAAGTGGTAAAAGATTCGCTTAATAAATATTTTCGGCTGCGCAATAATTTTGATGAACAAAAAAATAAACAGCAGGTCTATTTTGAAATGAATCAGCAGAGGCCGAAAAGCAATGCCGTTTTGATCAATTGGAAAGACAAGATCATTCCTGTTAAAATAAAAGAAATTGCATTGCTGGGTATAGAGCAGAAATCATCTTATGCTGTTACGTTCGATAATAAGCGATATGCCATTGCACATACGTTGGAAGAGATGGAGAATATATGCGGAGAAGATTTTTACAGGGCAAACCGGCAATATTTAATTAACAAGGAAGCCGTAGTAGAGGCGGAGCAATACTTTGCAAGAAAGCTGTCGATTAAACTAAAGATCAACGCACATGAAGATATTGTAGTAAGTAAAAATAAAGTGCCCGATTTTTTAGAGTGGTTAAAAGGAGGGTATTATTAA
- a CDS encoding DUF4270 family protein: protein MKFSFRYIFYGLLLFTVGNSLLSCDKVDVTFGNQNQQNDPNLSYFENYTVTLSTYQVDSFLTSGTNTFLVGFNNDPVFGTIHAGSYAEVEAPAINSLKDVTGITYDSLEILIKPNGIYYGDTLSNFNLNIYRVTSPIQKATVSDNNYYNTSSFTYGDLLGSKSIKVTPHNGNLLSIRLSDPLGQELFNKLQTGAVEITSQDFFRQYFKGLYFDVDSTTTNDLFGFNSADDSVIMRLHYEQRGLTTVAESIDFPFITAKQFNHIATNRTNTALESLIPNKKQLISSTLTDNKAYLNSSTGCYIKINMPDLLSLKELHPYVKAASAKLVIQPTPGTFSYPYQLPQSLNLYGTDINNNIVSSVTLGGELQTGNLSIDELYGINTAYTYDVTDFVNSILTTGQAAPSGLLLTTSATNLGDQSFSRLVINDASTSKGIQLKLYVLGL from the coding sequence ATGAAATTTTCTTTTCGATATATTTTTTATGGTCTGCTTTTATTTACTGTCGGTAATAGTTTATTATCGTGTGATAAAGTAGATGTAACCTTTGGCAATCAAAATCAGCAAAACGATCCAAACCTGTCTTATTTTGAAAACTATACTGTTACGCTATCTACTTACCAGGTAGATTCATTTTTAACTTCGGGTACCAATACTTTTTTAGTAGGCTTCAATAATGATCCTGTTTTTGGCACTATACATGCCGGTTCTTATGCTGAAGTAGAGGCGCCTGCTATAAACTCACTAAAAGATGTAACCGGCATAACATATGACTCGTTGGAAATATTAATAAAACCAAATGGTATTTATTATGGAGATACATTATCCAACTTTAATTTGAATATATACCGGGTAACGAGCCCCATCCAAAAAGCTACGGTAAGCGATAACAATTATTATAATACAAGCAGTTTTACATATGGCGATCTACTTGGTAGTAAGAGTATTAAAGTAACGCCACATAATGGCAATCTTCTTAGCATACGTTTATCCGATCCATTAGGACAGGAACTGTTCAATAAATTGCAAACAGGTGCTGTAGAAATAACATCACAGGATTTTTTCAGACAATATTTTAAAGGATTGTATTTTGATGTTGACAGTACAACAACCAATGATCTTTTTGGATTCAACTCTGCCGATGATTCTGTTATCATGCGCCTGCATTATGAGCAACGTGGATTAACAACAGTGGCCGAATCTATTGACTTCCCTTTTATAACGGCTAAACAGTTCAATCACATAGCAACAAACAGGACCAATACGGCTTTAGAATCCTTGATTCCTAATAAAAAACAATTAATAAGCAGTACGCTTACGGATAATAAAGCTTATTTGAATAGCTCAACAGGGTGCTATATAAAAATAAACATGCCCGATCTGCTTAGCTTAAAAGAATTGCATCCATATGTAAAAGCAGCTAGCGCAAAACTGGTGATACAGCCTACACCGGGCACATTCAGTTATCCTTACCAGTTACCGCAATCGTTAAATCTATATGGCACTGATATCAATAATAATATTGTAAGCTCTGTTACTTTAGGCGGAGAATTACAAACAGGCAATTTATCTATTGATGAATTGTACGGAATAAACACTGCTTATACGTATGATGTTACCGATTTTGTCAATAGCATTTTAACAACAGGACAGGCAGCCCCCAGCGGCCTACTATTAACAACATCAGCTACAAACCTTGGCGATCAAAGCTTTAGCAGGCTTGTTATAAACGATGCTTCTACCTCTAAAGGCATTCAACTAAAACTCTATGTATTAGGATTATGA
- a CDS encoding Kelch repeat-containing protein → MMSNPLSLKRFLLASLLVFSIFIFSSCDKTSTDTTTNAGNWARRSEFEGSVRTEAFSFVINNVLYIGGGYDGNNRLTDFWKLDEPSGTWKQLGNLPGDARNSAVGFSIGDKGYFGTGYNGTVPLKDFYEYDPATDTWTKKADFPSTARYDAVAFSVNNNGYIGTGFDSTGTYRKDFYKYDPNSDTWTQSASLAGDKRSQAVAFVDNNIPYVVSGINNGTYLNDMWAYDAANDSWIQKRKITTAVDDADSTFDDSYGANITRSNASVFVMNDTAYLVGGNYNGIIGTTWAYDIKTDYWFAKTSFEGTARQGAVGFTVNNHGYIATGANSSNYFDDLWEFYPAETQNSDDN, encoded by the coding sequence ATGATGAGTAACCCGTTATCATTAAAACGTTTTCTTTTAGCATCTCTTTTAGTATTCAGTATTTTCATTTTTTCTTCCTGCGATAAAACTTCTACCGATACAACAACCAATGCCGGCAATTGGGCAAGAAGATCCGAATTTGAGGGTTCTGTACGAACGGAAGCTTTTTCATTTGTAATAAACAATGTATTATATATAGGAGGGGGATACGATGGCAATAACCGTTTAACTGATTTCTGGAAACTGGATGAGCCATCCGGTACCTGGAAACAGCTAGGCAACTTACCGGGAGATGCGAGAAATTCAGCTGTTGGATTTTCAATTGGCGATAAAGGATATTTTGGAACGGGATATAATGGCACAGTTCCCTTAAAAGATTTTTACGAATATGATCCTGCTACAGATACATGGACTAAAAAGGCGGATTTCCCTAGCACGGCAAGATATGATGCAGTGGCTTTTTCTGTAAACAATAATGGATACATCGGTACCGGCTTTGACAGCACCGGCACCTATAGAAAAGATTTTTACAAATATGATCCCAATTCGGATACCTGGACACAAAGCGCCAGCTTAGCAGGCGATAAACGCAGCCAGGCAGTGGCTTTTGTTGATAATAATATTCCTTATGTTGTTTCCGGAATTAATAACGGAACATACCTGAACGATATGTGGGCTTATGATGCAGCCAACGATAGCTGGATACAAAAAAGAAAGATCACTACTGCTGTAGATGATGCAGACAGCACTTTTGATGATTCTTATGGCGCCAACATTACCCGTAGCAATGCTTCTGTTTTTGTAATGAACGATACTGCTTATTTAGTAGGTGGAAACTATAACGGCATAATCGGTACTACCTGGGCTTATGATATTAAAACAGATTATTGGTTTGCAAAAACATCTTTTGAAGGAACGGCAAGACAAGGCGCTGTTGGATTTACTGTAAATAATCATGGCTATATCGCCACAGGCGCTAACAGCAGCAATTACTTTGATGACCTATGGGAATTCTATCCTGCAGAAACACAAAATAGCGACGACAACTAA
- a CDS encoding TMEM175 family protein: MKEAHKKETPFERVLFFSDAIVAIAITLLALDLKLEVPEHHHLTFADLLLPWKKYLAFFLSFFNIAGFWRIHHNIYSYIKKMDDKSMYFNIGWVFFIITLPFATSVLSTHFGDAPAIFLYSMNIFLISIFQNSIWDYADAKEDFVDREKLPPEERTQFRIMFNLDMLNGLLALIFSFILPKLAFFLLFFKIPVFIFSLFYIGRIRRREKLEGKI, encoded by the coding sequence ATGAAAGAAGCACATAAAAAAGAAACTCCTTTTGAACGTGTATTATTTTTCAGCGATGCTATTGTTGCCATTGCCATTACTTTATTGGCATTGGATCTAAAGCTGGAAGTTCCCGAACATCACCATCTCACTTTTGCCGACCTGTTGTTGCCGTGGAAAAAATACCTTGCTTTCTTTTTATCCTTTTTCAATATTGCGGGCTTTTGGAGAATACATCATAATATCTATTCTTATATTAAAAAGATGGATGACAAGTCGATGTATTTTAATATAGGCTGGGTATTTTTTATTATTACACTCCCCTTTGCTACAAGTGTGCTGAGCACGCATTTCGGCGATGCTCCTGCCATCTTTTTATACAGCATGAATATCTTTTTAATATCGATCTTTCAAAATTCCATTTGGGATTATGCCGATGCCAAAGAAGATTTTGTTGACAGAGAAAAATTACCTCCGGAAGAAAGAACACAATTCAGGATAATGTTCAACCTTGATATGCTGAATGGATTATTAGCATTGATATTCTCTTTTATATTGCCGAAGCTTGCTTTCTTTTTATTATTCTTTAAGATACCTGTTTTTATTTTTAGCTTGTTTTATATTGGGAGAATAAGGAGAAGGGAGAAGTTGGAGGGAAAGATCTGA
- a CDS encoding Pr6Pr family membrane protein — protein MRKILSFTFAIIAWFAVFAQYYLMVQNRIASITETTIRFVSFFTILTNTIVAFYFTIECIKLLRINKPIAIPGLLTAVTMYITIVGTVYQVLLRHIWSPVGLQKLVDELLHSVMPVLVIVYWILYENKGKVHYYQIPKWLIYPLVYLIYVLIRGSFSGFYPYPFLEVTSLGLQKVLLNSFYMFLFFLGISFLFVWLSKITKGMPHK, from the coding sequence ATGCGTAAAATACTATCTTTCACTTTTGCTATTATAGCATGGTTTGCTGTTTTTGCACAATACTATCTTATGGTGCAAAACAGAATTGCTTCCATTACCGAAACAACCATACGTTTTGTAAGCTTCTTTACCATTTTGACAAATACTATTGTGGCTTTTTATTTTACTATAGAATGTATTAAGCTGTTACGTATTAATAAGCCAATTGCTATTCCGGGATTGCTCACTGCTGTTACGATGTACATTACAATTGTTGGTACCGTTTACCAGGTTTTGTTACGACATATATGGAGCCCGGTTGGTTTACAAAAATTAGTGGATGAGCTATTGCATTCTGTTATGCCTGTGCTGGTTATTGTTTATTGGATATTGTATGAAAACAAAGGGAAAGTTCATTATTATCAAATTCCCAAATGGTTGATCTATCCTTTGGTGTATTTAATATATGTTCTTATCAGGGGAAGTTTCTCGGGCTTTTATCCTTACCCGTTTTTAGAGGTTACCAGTTTAGGATTGCAAAAAGTACTGTTGAATTCGTTTTATATGTTCCTGTTCTTTTTAGGCATTTCTTTTTTATTTGTGTGGTTAAGCAAGATCACAAAAGGAATGCCGCATAAATAA